Below is a genomic region from Altererythrobacter sp. Root672.
GCTGCTGCTGGCGTGCTCGTGTGCGCCGGGTTGCCGACTGCCGGGCTTGCGCTCGGCGCGCTCGACAACGATGCCCGTCTCGTCACGGGTGGCAGCTTCGTCACCCTTACCCCCGCTTCGGTCGATCCTCAGCTCGCCGCCTTCGTGGCCAAGCACACCGATGGCGGGGCCCGCCTGATGCGCTTCACGCCTGCTGGCGTGGCCGAACGTAGCAGCCGCTCTGTGACGGTTGCGGTACGCGTGAACGCGGACGAAGCCCGCGCGATTTCGGTGCGCGGTGCCATCGCCGCGGCGCTGGACCAGGTTGCCAGCGACGCCGGTGCCCGCATCGCGCCGACACGCTACAATCTCGGCATTTCGCGCGGATATCAGAACTTCGCCAAGCCGGAGCCGTCGCCGGCGCGTATTTCGAACACGCTCTCGGACGCCAGCATTCCTGACCTGGTCGAGATTAAGCCCGCGACCGAGAAGGTTGAGCAGAGCCGCTTTGCACCGCGCGTCGAGATGGAACAGCAGGCCAAGACCGGCTCTACCCCGCGGACCATCGATTCGCGGGCAGACCAGATGGTGGACATCGGCGCCGGTTATCGCGTGACGCGGAACCTCGATGTTACCGCCGGTGTGCGGTATTCGCAGGAACGTGACCGTCTCGCTCCGGTGGCTGCCGCCCCGGCGAAGGACAACCAAGCAGTCTACGTCGGAACCCAGTTCCGCTTCTAAGCCATTCAAGAAGTAGCGCGCGGCAAAACCCCGCTTCGGCGGGGTTTTCCTTGCGTGCCGCCGGACCCGGCTTAAGGTCTGGGGAATCCAGTAGGCAAGGGAGCGGACATGGCACGCGTTGCAATCGTTACCGGTGGAACTCGCGGAATTGGCAGAGCGATCAGCGAAGCGTTGAAGGCCGATGGCCTGACTGTCGTCGCCAACTATGCGGGCAATGAAGAAAAGGCCCGCGCTTTTACCGATGAAACCGGCATACCCGCTTACCGCTGGGACGTGGGCGAGCACGAAGAAGTGCTCGAAGGCTGCAAACGTGTGGAGCAGGAGGTCGGCCCGATCGATGTCCTGGTCAACAATGCCGGCATCACCCGCGACGGGACCCTCCTGAGAATGAGCTTCCAGGATTGGCACGACGTCATGCGGATCAATCTTGGCGGATGCTTCAACATGGCCAAGGCCTGCTTCCCGGGCATGAAGGACCGTAGCTGGGGCCGGATCGTCAACATCGGCTCGATCAACGGCCAGGCCGGGCAATATGGCCAGGTCAACTACGCCGCGGCGAAGAGCGGCATCCATGGCTTCACCAAGGCCCTGGCGCAGGAAGGGGCGCGGTTCGGCGTTACCGTGAATGCCATCGCCCCGGGCTATATCGACACAGAGATGGTCGCCGCCGTGCCGGAAGCGGTGCTCGAAAAGATCGTCGCTCGCATTCCTGTCGGGCGCCTTGGCCACGCGGAAGAGATCGCTCGCGCGGTTGCGTTCCTGTCGTCGGAAGACGCCGGATTCATCACCGGGTCGACCATGTCGGTCAACGGCGGCCAGCACATGTATTGAACGGGTGGCTACGCCGTACCACCCCCCGGTCAAGCGCTCGGTAGAGATCGCCGGTCACAAGACCTCGATCAGTCTCGAGCCCTATTTCTGGTCCTTGCTGAAAGCCGCGGCCGAGCGCGAGGGCGTTCCTATCAACGCCCTCGTCGCCCGGATCGACGTGGAGCGGATCGCAGTCGATGATCCGCCGGGCTTGGCCGGGGCTATCCGGATCTGGTTAGCCGTAGAGCTCGCCCGTCAATAAGTGGACGGCGGATCGCTGGCCGGAAAGCTCTCGTCGCTTGCTTGGTCAGCCGCGGTCCATTCGCGCCGGGGCTTGTCGCCCATGGCCTCGGGGCCGGCATCGCGCACTTGGGCGAAGTTATCGTCAACCGGGTGGTCATTCGCGAAGGCAGCGCGACCGTTATTCTTCGATTTTTCCATATACTTGTAACCGACGAAGCCCAGAACTCCGAGTGCGGCCAACCTGATAAGTCCCATGATGCAACCATCCTTTCTGCCCACGCCAAACGCGCAAAAGAGGCGAAGGTTCACCGAATCTTATGCCAGTCTCGTCTAGTCTCACGGCACGCCCAATTAGGTTGACCGCGATGTTCAACGCTTCATAGTGAGACGCACAGTGAGCAACCGCAAACCCATCCGCAAGGCGGTGTTCCCCGTCGCAGGCCTCGGAACCCGGTTCCTGCCCGCGACCAAAGCCATTCCCAAAGAGCTGCTGCCGATCGTCGACAGACCGCTGATCCAGTACGCGGTGGACGAGGCGCGCGAGGCGGGGATCGAACAGATGATCTTCGTCACCGGCCGCGGCAAGACGGCGTTGGTCGAACATTTCGACATTGCCTATGAACTAGAGACCACCATGGGCGAACGGGGTAAGGACCTCTCGGCGCTCGATTCCACGCGCTTCACGCCCGGCAACCTGGTGACAGTGCGCCAGCAGGTCCCGCTCGGCCTCGGCCATGCGATCTGGTGCGCGCGATCGATCGTCGGAGACGAGCCGTTCGCGATCTTGCTGCCCGATGAACTGATGGTCGGGAAACCGGGCTGCATGGCCCAGATGGTCGAGGCTTATAACGAGGTCGGCGGGAACCTGATCTCGGTACTCGAAGTGCCGCGGGAAGAGGTGTCGAGCTACGGCGTCATCGATCCCGGTGCGAGCCAGGGCGCGCTGACCGAAGTGCTCGGCCTGGTGGAGAAACCGCCGGTCGACCAGGCGCCTTCGAACAAGATCATCTCCGGGCGCTATATCCTGCAGCCCGAAGTCATGCGCACGCTCGAAAACCAGGAAAAGGGTGCCGGTGGCGAAATTCAGCTGACCGACGCCATGTCCCGCATGATCGGTGAGCAGCCGTTCCACGCGGTGACCTTTGCCGGGGACCGCTACGACTGCGGCAGCAAGATCGGGTTCGTCGAAGCCACTCTGGCGCTGTCGCTGGGCCGTGAGGACATCGGTGCCGAAGTGCGGCAGATGGCGGAGCGCCTGCTCGCGCGGTAGCCGCCATCAAAAAAGGCGCCGGTTGGCGCCTTCTTCAATCTTCGTTCGAAGCTGAGATCTTATTCGCCGCCCTGGCCGCCCTGGCCGACCGCAACCTGCGCCAGCATGTAGGGGCGCGGATCGACCGCTTCACCCGAGACGCGGACTTCGTAGTGCAGGTGCGGGCCAGTCGAACGGCCGGTGGTGCCGATGTAGCCGATGAGCTGACCCTTGGTCACTTGCTCGCCAGCGGCAACTGCGTAGCCCGAAAGGTGCGCGTAGCGGGTCTGAAGTTCGCCGCCATGTTCGATCTGGATGTAGTTGCCGTAGCTGCTGAAGCGCTCGGCGCGGGAAACGACGCCATCGGCGGTCGCGTAGACCGGAGTGCCCATCGGGCCGGCGAGATCGATACCCTTGTGATTGCGGCGGCCGCCCAGGACCGGGTGGACGCGCATGCCATAGTCGCTGGTCATGGTGACGCCGTTCACCGGCATCATCGAGGGGATCGACACCTTGGTGCGCGGGGCGGTGGCGATGCCGGTGGTGTCCATCGAACGCCAGCTGGCGAAGAGTTCGGCAAATTCGCGGTCGCCGGTGCCGGTGGCCGCGTTCTGGGCGTCAACCGCGCCTGTAATCTGCGTCGCGGCAGCCGTTTCGTTGGCCTGAGCCGGATTCGCCACGAGGGCGAGGGCAAGGCCAAGGAATGATCCGAGCTTGAAAAACATGCGACCGTTTTTCCCCATCCAAACCGGCCATGCTTTCCGCAAGACCGGCGACTTTCGTTTCGGACCAATCGGCTGGCGCACTGTTTTAATTGCGCTCATGTCCGGTCCGGACTGAATTATTTTGAGATGGTCGGAACCCCCCGCCGTCTCGATGAGTAGGGTCTACGGGCGAGAAAGTTAACTAGGCAACACCGGCGTAGAAATCGCGCGGTAGACCGGCTGCGAGACGCGCTGAGTCGTTGAATGGAGGCTTCAGGGACCCCCTGAAGTAATGATTCACTAACCATTTCCAGTGCGATTCCGGCGCATTGCCGCGCGTTTGGCAGTGCGTTTTGAAGTGCCTTGCCCCGGCCGCGACGTGCCGGATTTCGTCGTCAAGGATTCGCTGGAGGATTCGCGCGCCGCCGTTATCGCCTTGTTCCAGAAGGCGTTCCCGCATAGGCGGCGTGACGTCGAGACCGCGCGCTTCGAGCACCATCGGCACTACGGCGAGTCGCGCGGCGACGTCATGCCTCGTTTCATGGGCCGCCTGCCACAGTCCGTCGTGCACCGGCAGCGCGCCGTAGTGCGAACCTAGGGTCCGCAGCTTCCGTTCGATGAGCGTGAAGTGCATCGCTTCGTCGGCCGCGACCGCGATGAAGTCGCCGACGAACTCCTGGTCCATCTCACCGCCGAAGCGTCCGGCCATGTCGAGCGCAAGGTCGATGGCGACGAACTCGATGTGCGCCAGCGAATGCCACAGGGCGATGGCCGCCCGTTGCGAGCCGCCCTTCTTTCGCTTGGCCATGTGCCTTGGCGCCAACAGCTCAAGCCCCGGAACAGCAGCGGGCCGCTCCGGCATCGGTGCGGCGAAATCCCACGCCAGATCGCCGCGTCGCCAGGCACGGGCGAGGGCGCGGGTCGCCTTGACCTTTTCCCGGGGCTCGCCGGTCGAGAGCGCGCTGGCAATCGCTTCGGCGACGGAAGTCACAGCGCCTTGGCCGCCTCCAGCACTTCGGCGGCGTGACCCTTGACCTTCACCTTCTCCCACACGCGGGCAATCCGCCCCTCGGCGTCGATCAGGTAGGTGGTTCGCTTCATGCCCATGAACAGACGGCCGTAGAGGCTCTTCTGGTCCCACACGCCCAGGACATCCGACAGGCCACCGGTTTCCGCGTCGGTCGCGAGCGGCGCGGTCAGGCCGTACTTTTGGGTGAACTTCACGTGCTTCGCCGGCGGATCCTTGCTCACCCCCAGCAAGGCCGTGCCGGCCGCCTCGAACTGCGGTTGCAGGTCGGAAAAGTCCTTGTTCTCGACCGTGCAGCCGGGGGTGTTGTCCTTGGGATAGAAGAACACCACCAGCTTTTGGCCGCGATAGTCCGAAGCACGGACCGGGCTGCCGTCGGGCCGTTCGAGGGCGATGTCGGGGAAAGGGTCGCCTACGCCAGCTACGTTGCTCATGGTTCGATCTCCAATTCTTCGCCGAACAGATCGGCCCAGGTTGCGGCAATCCCATGGCGCGAGGCGGACAGCGCTTGCAAGAGGTGGGCGTAATCCGGCTGCTCGCAAGCCGCCGCCAGGGCCGCCTGGGCTTGCGCAGGTGGCTCGATGCAGTCGGGTGCCAGCAAGCGCGCCGCGACCAGCAGGCGGGCCTGCAGGGCGAAATAGGCGGCAAACTCGGGCGGCAGGAAGCCCGCGTCGATGAGCTCGCCTATGGCCTCCACGAGCCTGGGGTTGAAGGCGCGGCGTTCACGCAGCTGGAGGAAATGGACGATGAACTCGCAATCGACCAACCCGCCACGATGGAGTTTGGCGTCGAGTGGGCCAGCGGGCGGTTTGTGCGAGGCCATGTCGGCGCGCATCGCCAGTACGTCGGTGTGCAGCTTTGCCGGATCGCGCGGGGTTTCGAGAACGTCGCGCACGATACCGGCGAGGCGCTCGCGAGCCGTGGCCGGACCGTAAACCGGCCGGGCGCGGCATAGCGCCATGTGCTCCCAGGTCCAGGCGTCCTCGCGCTGGTAGCGCTCGAAGCTATCTAGGCTGACCGCGATCGGCCCCTGATTGCCCTGGGGCCGTAGTCGGGTGTCGACCTCGTAAAGCGCCCCTTCGGCGGTGGCGACACTCAAGGCTCCCGTGACGCGCTGCGCCAGCCGGTTGAAGTAGAGCGAAGCGGTGAGTGGGCGCTTGCCATCCGACTCCAGGCCGATCTCGCCGGTGAACAGGTAGACGATGTCGAGATCTGAGGCGTGGGTCAGCGCCCCGCCCCCTAGGCGGCCGAGGCCCAGCACCAGGATGTCGTCGCCCGGCACCCGGCCGTGCACTCGCTCGAATTCCGCCTTCGCTGCATCGGCCGCGGTCGCCAGCGCCGCTTCGGCGACACGCGACAGGCCGGCGGCGATGGCCATCGGATCGTGCTGGGCCTCGATCAGCTGGACGCCGAGGGCGAAACGCTCCTCGCCGACGATCTGGCGAATTCGGTCGAGCTGGCGCTCGTAGTCGTCGCCTACGTCGGTTGCGCGCATGCGGTCCGCGAGGTCCTCGACCGAGCCGGGCAGATCGAACGCGCTGCTGTCGATCAGTCGGTCGAGCAGTTCCGGGCGGCGCGCCAGTTCGTCGGCCATCGGGCGGGCGAGAGTGAGGATGCGCAGGACGAGCGCGAGTAGGCCTGGCCGTTGCTCGAACAGACGGAACAAATTCACAGCGCTCGGCAGGCGGCCGATCAGGCTCTCCCAGCGGGTCAGGGCATGGTCGGGGTCCGGCGCCTGGGCCAGTGCGTCGATCAGGTCGGGCAGGATGACATCGAAGGCCGCGCGCGATTCGGCGCCGCGGAGGCTGCGGATGGTCTCGCGCCAGTGCGCGGCGCGTTCCTGGAGCTGTTGCCGCACTTCCGGATCGATCGCGGCGCGCGATGGGCTCGTCGGCTGCTCGCCTTCACCCAGCAGCTGGTCGTAACGCTCGGCGACCTGGGCGCAGATCCCGCGCAGCTCCTCGATCAGCTCCGCCCCGTTCGCCAGTCCATCGAGCCGGGCGACATTGTCGAGCGCGGCCTCGTCGGTCGGCAGGGAGTGGGTCTGACGGTCATCGACCATCTGCAGCCGGTGTTCGATCATCCGCATGCGATCGTAGGACTCGCCGAGGATGCGGGCGTCGCTCTCGTCGATGATGCCCTCTTTCGCCAAGGCGTCGAGCGCAGCCCGTGTGCCGCGCAGCCGCAGCGCCGGGGTGCGGCCGCCGTAGATCAGCTGGTGCGTCTGGGCGAAGAACTCGACCTCGCGAATCCCGCCGCGGCCGCGCTTGATATCGAAGCCCGGCGCCGGCTCGCGCGGGCCGCCGAAGGCCTGGCGGATGCGCGCGGTCAGGCGGCGGATCTCCTCGATCGCCATGAAGTCGAGGCTGCGGCGCCAGATGAACGGGCGCAGCGCGGCGAGGAACTCTTCGCCTGCGGCAATGTCTCCACTGGACGCGCGCGCGCGGATGAACGCCGCGCGCTCCCAGGCCAGGGCCGAGCTTTCGTAGTGGCTGAGCGCGCCGTTGAAGGGGATCGCCAGCGGGCTGACCTCGGACGCGGGGCGCAGGCGCAAGTCGACGCGCATGACGTAGCCGTCGCCGGTCTGCTGGCTGAGCATTTCGACGATGGTCCGGGCATAGCGCTGCGCCGCTTCGCCGGGCTCGTCGCGGTCGAGGCGCGGCAGCGTCTGCGGGTCGTAGAGCAGGATCGGATCGATGTCGGAGCTGTAGTTGAGTTCACCTGCGCCCTGCTTGCCAAGGGCGATGGCGCTGAAACCCCGTGGCTCGGCGTCGGGCACCCGGCGCGCGATCGACGCAGTGATCGCCCGGTCGAG
It encodes:
- a CDS encoding M23 family metallopeptidase, coding for MFFKLGSFLGLALALVANPAQANETAAATQITGAVDAQNAATGTGDREFAELFASWRSMDTTGIATAPRTKVSIPSMMPVNGVTMTSDYGMRVHPVLGGRRNHKGIDLAGPMGTPVYATADGVVSRAERFSSYGNYIQIEHGGELQTRYAHLSGYAVAAGEQVTKGQLIGYIGTTGRSTGPHLHYEVRVSGEAVDPRPYMLAQVAVGQGGQGGE
- the glnE gene encoding bifunctional [glutamate--ammonia ligase]-adenylyl-L-tyrosine phosphorylase/[glutamate--ammonia-ligase] adenylyltransferase; this translates as MSTAWQKAIERAQAHSPFLNLALSRQPDLTELLAQGDGEAAIVAARRAGEGAPDVGVALRRERLALATTVAIGDLAGDFSLTRVMTELSGFADYALDRAITASIARRVPDAEPRGFSAIALGKQGAGELNYSSDIDPILLYDPQTLPRLDRDEPGEAAQRYARTIVEMLSQQTGDGYVMRVDLRLRPASEVSPLAIPFNGALSHYESSALAWERAAFIRARASSGDIAAGEEFLAALRPFIWRRSLDFMAIEEIRRLTARIRQAFGGPREPAPGFDIKRGRGGIREVEFFAQTHQLIYGGRTPALRLRGTRAALDALAKEGIIDESDARILGESYDRMRMIEHRLQMVDDRQTHSLPTDEAALDNVARLDGLANGAELIEELRGICAQVAERYDQLLGEGEQPTSPSRAAIDPEVRQQLQERAAHWRETIRSLRGAESRAAFDVILPDLIDALAQAPDPDHALTRWESLIGRLPSAVNLFRLFEQRPGLLALVLRILTLARPMADELARRPELLDRLIDSSAFDLPGSVEDLADRMRATDVGDDYERQLDRIRQIVGEERFALGVQLIEAQHDPMAIAAGLSRVAEAALATAADAAKAEFERVHGRVPGDDILVLGLGRLGGGALTHASDLDIVYLFTGEIGLESDGKRPLTASLYFNRLAQRVTGALSVATAEGALYEVDTRLRPQGNQGPIAVSLDSFERYQREDAWTWEHMALCRARPVYGPATARERLAGIVRDVLETPRDPAKLHTDVLAMRADMASHKPPAGPLDAKLHRGGLVDCEFIVHFLQLRERRAFNPRLVEAIGELIDAGFLPPEFAAYFALQARLLVAARLLAPDCIEPPAQAQAALAAACEQPDYAHLLQALSASRHGIAATWADLFGEELEIEP
- the galU gene encoding UTP--glucose-1-phosphate uridylyltransferase GalU yields the protein MSNRKPIRKAVFPVAGLGTRFLPATKAIPKELLPIVDRPLIQYAVDEAREAGIEQMIFVTGRGKTALVEHFDIAYELETTMGERGKDLSALDSTRFTPGNLVTVRQQVPLGLGHAIWCARSIVGDEPFAILLPDELMVGKPGCMAQMVEAYNEVGGNLISVLEVPREEVSSYGVIDPGASQGALTEVLGLVEKPPVDQAPSNKIISGRYILQPEVMRTLENQEKGAGGEIQLTDAMSRMIGEQPFHAVTFAGDRYDCGSKIGFVEATLALSLGREDIGAEVRQMAERLLAR
- the phbB gene encoding acetoacetyl-CoA reductase produces the protein MARVAIVTGGTRGIGRAISEALKADGLTVVANYAGNEEKARAFTDETGIPAYRWDVGEHEEVLEGCKRVEQEVGPIDVLVNNAGITRDGTLLRMSFQDWHDVMRINLGGCFNMAKACFPGMKDRSWGRIVNIGSINGQAGQYGQVNYAAAKSGIHGFTKALAQEGARFGVTVNAIAPGYIDTEMVAAVPEAVLEKIVARIPVGRLGHAEEIARAVAFLSSEDAGFITGSTMSVNGGQHMY
- a CDS encoding ferritin-like domain-containing protein; this translates as MTSVAEAIASALSTGEPREKVKATRALARAWRRGDLAWDFAAPMPERPAAVPGLELLAPRHMAKRKKGGSQRAAIALWHSLAHIEFVAIDLALDMAGRFGGEMDQEFVGDFIAVAADEAMHFTLIERKLRTLGSHYGALPVHDGLWQAAHETRHDVAARLAVVPMVLEARGLDVTPPMRERLLEQGDNGGARILQRILDDEIRHVAAGARHFKTHCQTRGNAPESHWKWLVNHYFRGSLKPPFNDSARLAAGLPRDFYAGVA
- a CDS encoding ribbon-helix-helix domain-containing protein, yielding MATPYHPPVKRSVEIAGHKTSISLEPYFWSLLKAAAEREGVPINALVARIDVERIAVDDPPGLAGAIRIWLAVELARQ
- a CDS encoding peroxiredoxin; the encoded protein is MSNVAGVGDPFPDIALERPDGSPVRASDYRGQKLVVFFYPKDNTPGCTVENKDFSDLQPQFEAAGTALLGVSKDPPAKHVKFTQKYGLTAPLATDAETGGLSDVLGVWDQKSLYGRLFMGMKRTTYLIDAEGRIARVWEKVKVKGHAAEVLEAAKAL